A part of Haladaptatus caseinilyticus genomic DNA contains:
- a CDS encoding lamin tail domain-containing protein — translation MRAQHALCALVLAALVVFAGCTSSGPLGAQTDSTTATAPTSPLEVHFINVGQSSSTLVVSPTGETMLIDTGDWRNDGEYVLQYLRRHDIERIDHLVTSHSDADHIGGNAAVIEYYETQASGIGAVYDPGIASSSGTYQRYLNAVERYNVPLYQIQAGDPLRFDGAAVTVLGPPNPFIANRERNENSIILKVVYGKTSFLLPGDAGQQEEQYLVDQYGSRLNSTVLFTAHHGSRSSTNDAFLDLVTPQIAVISSAYDSQYGHPHEETLTRLAARGVPTYWTAVHGNIVLSSTGERITVKTQAKAPTDPQSLRTAPPIDPGTTEVITTRTTIDTGSTGDSSDDTPTTTATPAATTSRPASTIQLAEVHADAAGSDAENLNDEYIVLENTGTTPHDLSGWKIRDTANHSYTVPRGTILEPSQRITLHSGSDENTNTDYYWNSEQPIWNNGGDTVIIVDTEGTTVVRETYE, via the coding sequence ATGCGAGCTCAGCACGCCCTCTGTGCGCTTGTTCTTGCAGCTCTCGTCGTATTTGCGGGGTGTACGAGCAGCGGGCCACTCGGAGCGCAAACTGACTCGACAACCGCTACCGCACCGACGAGTCCGTTGGAGGTTCACTTTATCAACGTCGGACAATCGTCCAGTACGCTCGTCGTCTCTCCAACCGGAGAAACGATGCTCATCGATACTGGCGATTGGCGCAACGACGGTGAGTACGTCCTCCAGTATCTCCGTCGGCACGATATCGAACGGATCGATCATCTCGTCACCTCACATTCGGACGCCGATCATATCGGTGGCAATGCAGCGGTAATCGAATACTACGAAACACAGGCGAGTGGCATCGGAGCTGTGTACGATCCCGGTATTGCGTCTAGTTCTGGGACATACCAGCGATACCTGAACGCCGTCGAACGCTACAACGTACCATTGTATCAAATTCAAGCGGGCGACCCCCTTCGATTCGATGGTGCCGCTGTGACGGTTCTCGGGCCACCGAATCCCTTTATTGCAAACAGGGAGAGAAACGAGAACAGTATCATCCTCAAAGTCGTATATGGGAAGACAAGCTTTCTCCTGCCCGGAGATGCGGGTCAACAAGAAGAGCAGTATTTAGTCGACCAGTATGGATCGAGGCTAAATTCAACGGTACTCTTCACCGCTCATCACGGTAGTCGATCAAGCACTAACGACGCGTTTCTCGACTTGGTGACACCACAGATCGCGGTGATTTCGAGCGCCTACGACTCGCAGTACGGCCATCCACACGAAGAGACCCTGACCCGACTCGCCGCTCGTGGTGTTCCGACCTACTGGACTGCTGTTCACGGAAATATCGTGCTTTCCAGCACGGGTGAACGGATAACGGTCAAAACGCAAGCAAAGGCGCCAACCGATCCCCAGTCCCTTCGAACTGCACCGCCTATCGATCCCGGCACAACCGAGGTCATAACGACGCGGACGACCATCGACACCGGAAGCACAGGTGATTCTTCCGACGACACTCCGACCACGACGGCAACGCCAGCAGCGACAACGTCGCGACCAGCTAGCACCATCCAACTCGCTGAAGTACACGCCGACGCTGCCGGCAGTGACGCCGAAAATCTCAACGATGAGTACATCGTCCTCGAAAATACGGGAACAACGCCGCACGACCTCTCCGGATGGAAGATCCGTGATACAGCGAATCACAGCTATACAGTTCCTCGGGGGACCATCCTCGAACCCAGTCAGCGAATTACTCTCCACTCAGGCAGCGATGAGAATACCAACACCGACTACTACTGGAACTCGGAGCAACCGATCTGGAACAACGGTGGCGATACTGTGATTATCGTGGATACCGAGGGGACGACTGTAGTTCGGGAGACCTACGAATGA
- a CDS encoding DUF3006 domain-containing protein yields the protein MTDESAEPTRTLTAVLDRFEDEQAVLLLESDGVTVDEHVIHHDDLPESGRHQDAIFTVTLDEETIVEIVYEPTETEERAEAAQRQFDRLARRPPEDDEAPE from the coding sequence ATGACCGATGAAAGTGCTGAACCCACGCGAACACTCACTGCCGTGCTCGATCGTTTCGAAGATGAGCAGGCAGTCTTACTGCTCGAATCCGACGGAGTGACGGTCGATGAACACGTCATTCATCACGATGACCTCCCCGAATCCGGACGCCATCAAGACGCGATTTTCACTGTCACTCTCGATGAGGAAACGATAGTGGAAATAGTGTACGAGCCGACCGAAACGGAGGAGCGAGCGGAAGCCGCCCAACGACAGTTCGACCGCCTCGCGCGTCGCCCACCGGAAGACGATGAAGCCCCTGAGTAG
- a CDS encoding outer membrane lipoprotein-sorting protein, whose amino-acid sequence MVARKTTPLMLVILTLVVAASVSGYASVGDSALAQDATKPAESTIEQHALGNNTTVDSVTGTMTIRMERPGETQTMEAKTWQRPPDHVRYEYTDGPAAGDVMVSNGSSFWMYNETTNTARHLRLTGENAEQIQNLTKVFQQLSDEFTAEYQGEATVSGQETYKVRLQPKNESLQQMMRNQTVWLDQDNWFPVKTQVTTAIGNDTATTTMTYSNLTYNASIPDDRFTFTPPADAKVIDVGLPETTTYSSIETAQKSVDFTIREPTSIPGDYSLKEVSVTTSNGNASVSLMYSNGSESMIVSQSPTSRTIAGGQDVSIAGNSGTYTTIGEQKTVQWSDDEYSYSVSGPLSKASLIETAESIYC is encoded by the coding sequence ATGGTTGCACGAAAAACAACCCCCCTGATGCTGGTCATCCTTACACTTGTCGTCGCCGCTTCCGTAAGCGGTTACGCAAGCGTTGGAGACTCAGCCCTCGCACAAGACGCCACCAAACCCGCTGAATCGACGATCGAACAACACGCTCTCGGAAACAATACTACTGTCGATAGCGTTACCGGAACGATGACGATTCGGATGGAACGACCGGGTGAAACCCAGACAATGGAAGCGAAGACCTGGCAACGGCCACCGGATCACGTCCGGTATGAATATACTGATGGACCTGCAGCGGGCGACGTCATGGTCTCTAACGGCTCGAGCTTCTGGATGTACAACGAAACGACAAACACGGCCCGTCATCTGCGTCTCACGGGCGAAAATGCGGAGCAGATCCAAAACCTGACGAAGGTTTTCCAGCAGCTTTCCGATGAGTTTACCGCGGAATATCAAGGCGAAGCAACGGTCTCCGGGCAAGAAACGTACAAAGTGAGACTTCAGCCGAAAAACGAATCCCTGCAGCAAATGATGAGGAATCAGACGGTTTGGCTCGACCAAGACAACTGGTTCCCCGTGAAAACACAGGTGACGACCGCCATCGGCAACGACACAGCTACGACCACGATGACGTACTCGAACTTGACGTACAATGCGTCGATTCCGGATGATCGATTCACCTTCACGCCGCCGGCGGACGCGAAAGTAATCGATGTTGGTCTACCGGAGACCACGACGTACTCATCGATCGAAACGGCGCAGAAGTCGGTGGACTTCACGATTCGAGAGCCAACGTCAATTCCGGGTGATTATTCGCTCAAGGAGGTCTCGGTGACGACCTCGAACGGCAATGCATCGGTTTCACTAATGTACTCGAACGGGTCCGAATCGATGATCGTCTCTCAATCACCTACATCGCGCACTATCGCGGGTGGCCAGGATGTTTCGATCGCTGGTAATTCTGGGACCTACACGACTATTGGCGAGCAGAAAACCGTTCAGTGGTCGGATGATGAGTATTCCTATTCGGTGAGTGGCCCGCTCTCGAAAGCATCGCTCATCGAAACCGCGGAATCGATCTACTGCTAA
- a CDS encoding aspartate aminotransferase family protein encodes MELWTDIESEYRERTPTSKDDYEEIYRHVPAGVASTYRAWDPYPFIVERAAGVTLHDVDGNSYLDFDMNNGAGMVGHAHPKVTEAITEQLHDGTLFTHPHNLLAKAAKELKKRWEPVDLVRFTNSGTESTMHAIRTARAYSGRDKLLKIEGSYHGVHDYVLISKSTPEGKLGHPERPAKVIESEGVPKKTAETVEVAPWNDLDAVEAILKDHVNEIGALIVEPIVMNVGMTQPYGDFLQGLRDLCDEHNIVYIFDEVKTGVKIAPGGAAEYYGIEPDLVTMAKSIGGNFPVGAFGGREEVMREIENGAAHFGTYNGSPLVLCAMVTVLQEILTDDAYEHVNDLGESLAEGYQDIMEDTGITGHVENVNSQGTVSFSEETITDYRDYVANVDVGFHENYWFAMLNQGVLPHPHDASQQWTISVQHSQADIDEHLEAFKAVAPRLANEQET; translated from the coding sequence ATGGAACTCTGGACCGATATAGAATCGGAGTATCGTGAGCGAACACCGACAAGCAAAGACGATTACGAGGAAATCTATCGGCACGTACCGGCCGGTGTCGCGAGTACGTACCGTGCGTGGGATCCGTACCCGTTCATTGTCGAGCGAGCAGCGGGTGTGACCCTGCACGATGTAGATGGGAATTCGTACTTGGACTTCGACATGAACAACGGTGCGGGAATGGTCGGCCACGCACACCCCAAAGTAACCGAAGCGATAACCGAGCAACTGCACGATGGGACCCTATTCACTCATCCACACAACTTACTCGCCAAGGCCGCTAAAGAATTGAAAAAACGATGGGAACCAGTCGATCTTGTCCGGTTTACGAACAGCGGTACCGAGAGTACGATGCACGCGATCCGCACTGCACGTGCCTACTCCGGACGCGACAAATTGCTAAAAATCGAAGGCTCGTATCATGGCGTCCACGACTACGTCCTGATCAGTAAATCCACACCCGAAGGAAAACTGGGTCATCCCGAACGTCCTGCTAAGGTGATCGAAAGCGAAGGAGTGCCCAAGAAAACTGCGGAGACGGTCGAAGTCGCACCGTGGAATGACTTGGATGCCGTCGAAGCCATTTTGAAAGATCACGTCAACGAGATCGGGGCACTCATCGTCGAACCGATCGTGATGAACGTTGGAATGACTCAGCCGTACGGTGACTTCCTCCAGGGATTGCGAGACCTCTGTGATGAGCACAATATCGTCTATATCTTCGATGAAGTCAAAACCGGGGTAAAGATTGCTCCAGGTGGGGCGGCTGAGTACTATGGAATCGAGCCGGACCTCGTAACGATGGCTAAAAGTATCGGTGGTAACTTCCCAGTCGGTGCCTTCGGTGGCCGCGAAGAGGTCATGCGTGAGATCGAAAATGGTGCCGCCCACTTCGGGACCTATAACGGAAGTCCACTCGTTTTGTGCGCGATGGTGACCGTCTTGCAGGAGATACTTACCGATGATGCCTACGAACACGTCAACGACCTCGGCGAATCGCTTGCCGAGGGGTACCAAGATATAATGGAGGATACGGGGATCACGGGACACGTCGAGAACGTCAACTCCCAGGGCACCGTTTCCTTCTCCGAAGAGACGATCACCGATTACCGAGACTACGTCGCGAATGTCGACGTCGGATTCCACGAAAACTACTGGTTCGCGATGCTAAATCAGGGTGTTCTCCCGCATCCACACGATGCATCCCAGCAGTGGACGATCAGCGTTCAACACAGTCAAGCGGACATCGACGAGCATCTCGAGGCGTTCAAAGCCGTCGCCCCTCGGTTGGCCAACGAACAGGAGACGTGA
- a CDS encoding glutamine synthetase family protein translates to MDTNGDDQSSGAKMESVVQDGGIDHIFLEFADINGISRSKQLRADYFLDSWRDGFAMNALLLVQTPRSDIPTNSGLGAEIDYGDATIHPDPETFRRLPWFPNAARVLCSFKLNGEPIAAEPRRLLRQVIAEQADSMDLEFTVGSELEFYLLETAENTDGTRYEPTTDHKHECVTWATEEVSSFYQHVTEWAPEYGIDIHSIQHEHGAGQLEVLFDYGTALSQADTTFDFKRLVKRAAREDSSRATFMAKPFGDRAGSGYHLHVGAFENGENAFADDSDGGRLSDRGRYFVGGLLEHADGLAAIGTPTINGFKRYESGSFAPYTASWGYDNRMTALRVPPGVTRIENRIASADANPYLLIAATLAAGIDGIKRQLEPTSPVEGDPAGRRSRLPHAPELALQGLENDDTLVGALGEDFVRAYTATKRQELAAFRDVVTDWEREQYVETL, encoded by the coding sequence ATGGACACCAACGGAGACGATCAATCATCAGGGGCGAAGATGGAATCAGTGGTGCAAGACGGTGGCATTGATCATATCTTCCTCGAGTTTGCTGATATAAATGGAATATCCCGCTCGAAACAGCTGCGTGCCGACTACTTTCTTGATTCGTGGCGTGATGGGTTTGCGATGAATGCGCTGTTGCTCGTTCAAACGCCACGAAGTGACATTCCCACCAATTCCGGACTCGGTGCCGAAATCGATTACGGCGACGCGACGATACACCCTGACCCGGAGACGTTCCGACGCCTCCCATGGTTTCCGAATGCGGCACGAGTACTGTGTTCATTCAAATTGAACGGTGAACCGATTGCTGCCGAGCCTCGTCGGTTACTTCGTCAAGTAATCGCCGAACAAGCCGATTCGATGGATCTCGAATTCACCGTTGGCAGCGAACTGGAGTTTTATCTTCTGGAGACGGCTGAGAACACAGACGGGACTCGGTATGAACCTACGACCGATCACAAGCACGAATGTGTGACGTGGGCAACTGAAGAAGTGTCGTCGTTTTACCAGCACGTTACGGAATGGGCACCCGAATACGGTATCGACATACACTCCATTCAACACGAACACGGTGCTGGGCAGTTGGAAGTGCTTTTTGACTACGGGACGGCACTCTCACAAGCCGATACGACGTTCGATTTCAAACGACTCGTCAAACGAGCGGCGCGCGAGGATAGTAGCCGTGCCACGTTCATGGCAAAACCCTTCGGTGATCGGGCTGGAAGCGGATATCATCTCCACGTCGGTGCCTTCGAAAACGGCGAAAACGCATTTGCCGACGACTCTGACGGCGGTAGACTTTCAGACCGAGGTCGTTACTTTGTCGGCGGCCTATTGGAGCATGCTGACGGATTGGCGGCGATTGGAACTCCGACAATCAACGGTTTCAAACGATATGAATCCGGGTCGTTCGCTCCGTATACGGCGTCCTGGGGTTATGATAACCGCATGACCGCCCTCCGTGTTCCACCAGGTGTTACACGAATCGAAAACCGCATCGCCAGTGCAGACGCTAATCCATATCTCCTCATCGCTGCGACACTGGCCGCAGGTATCGATGGCATCAAGCGGCAGTTAGAACCAACGTCTCCGGTCGAAGGCGATCCAGCAGGGCGACGGTCACGACTCCCACACGCACCCGAACTCGCACTCCAGGGACTCGAAAACGATGACACGTTAGTCGGGGCTCTCGGAGAGGATTTCGTTCGAGCATACACTGCGACGAAGCGTCAAGAATTGGCTGCCTTTCGAGATGTCGTCACTGATTGGGAACGAGAGCAGTACGTCGAAACGCTATAG
- a CDS encoding type 1 glutamine amidotransferase → MILVLDDEVQPEYRYLAPEIERLLPDAEYEIYVEDPFEPDLDEYEGIVISGSTASVYDDAEADWVDPQVELVRRCLREEVPLLGICFGHQLINRALGGRVTSDRRRATFVEMNQVATDPILEGVADHVPVLHADIVAERGDGMIATARTEYSENFCTRHESAPIWSVQFHPEFTERVVDRPDDWSSGEHTFEDITATEVLSNFATICDAV, encoded by the coding sequence ATGATATTAGTCTTGGACGACGAAGTACAACCAGAATATCGCTATCTCGCACCGGAGATAGAGCGCCTTCTCCCCGATGCTGAATACGAAATCTACGTCGAGGACCCGTTCGAACCCGATCTCGATGAGTACGAAGGCATCGTCATTAGTGGTTCGACAGCCAGTGTGTACGACGATGCAGAAGCCGACTGGGTCGACCCACAAGTAGAACTGGTCCGTCGCTGTCTGAGAGAGGAGGTTCCGTTGCTTGGAATCTGTTTCGGACACCAGTTGATCAATCGTGCGTTGGGCGGACGCGTCACATCCGACCGTCGTCGAGCCACGTTCGTCGAGATGAATCAGGTCGCAACGGATCCGATTCTAGAGGGAGTAGCGGATCACGTCCCGGTGTTACATGCCGACATCGTCGCCGAACGAGGCGACGGAATGATTGCGACCGCCCGAACTGAGTACAGCGAGAATTTCTGCACACGTCACGAATCCGCGCCGATTTGGTCCGTTCAGTTCCATCCCGAATTCACCGAACGAGTCGTTGATCGTCCTGACGACTGGTCGTCGGGCGAACACACGTTTGAAGACATCACTGCGACGGAGGTACTGTCCAATTTCGCAACGATTTGTGATGCCGTCTGA
- a CDS encoding Lrp/AsnC family transcriptional regulator produces MDEKDIQILKAIGTLKSGSPDKISNETGIPKSTVHYRLEKLQERGILNDVFEFDLENSGFKLTLITEVWADYSPEYHQIVGDKLAAISGVNEVYFTLGDTDFVLISHLTSREMVEKLISKFEEVEEVERTSSKFVITTIKKGTNPFDDYTYDELVSSLVADNQE; encoded by the coding sequence ATGGATGAAAAGGATATTCAAATCCTAAAAGCGATAGGAACACTCAAGTCGGGAAGTCCGGACAAGATCAGCAATGAAACTGGCATTCCTAAATCGACCGTCCATTATCGGCTGGAGAAACTCCAGGAACGGGGGATACTCAACGATGTATTTGAGTTCGATCTCGAAAATTCCGGCTTCAAACTCACGCTTATCACCGAGGTGTGGGCCGACTATAGTCCGGAATATCATCAGATAGTCGGCGATAAATTGGCAGCTATTTCGGGAGTTAACGAGGTGTACTTTACCCTCGGTGATACCGATTTCGTACTCATCTCGCATCTAACATCTCGAGAAATGGTTGAAAAATTGATAAGCAAATTCGAGGAAGTAGAAGAAGTCGAACGAACGAGCTCGAAGTTCGTGATCACGACGATCAAGAAAGGGACGAATCCCTTCGATGACTACACATATGATGAACTCGTGAGCTCATTAGTCGCCGATAATCAAGAATGA
- a CDS encoding class II histone deacetylase gives MTDLHVFWDDSFTAHTPPAGEFETKWSGRLAAKEPHPDREERVRNIRSIIEHVLDDRANWQSVAPATKAQLNRVHSSEYITEFERFCEAGGGRLTAETGANEASYSAARHAAGAAIQAAETAIDCDDSVPYALVRPSGHHAQPTQADGFCFFNNIAVAAEHLLQTEDIERVGILDWDVHHGNGTQECFYDRDDVLFVSLHNDHWSWDPNAHPQTGDVDEYGVGTGQGYNLNIPLPPGTGNSGYEAAFDRIVEPVFEAYDPDVLLISAGQDPGVVDPLGRNVVTKRGFESFGRRARRMAEKYSDGRFAIVQEGGYQVSHLAYATLGVLEGSLGVETGIEDPFAWLDEDLQSARAAVTRIADRFTNDWPVVA, from the coding sequence ATGACTGACCTTCATGTGTTTTGGGACGACAGCTTCACTGCTCACACGCCCCCCGCCGGAGAGTTCGAAACCAAGTGGAGTGGCCGCTTGGCAGCGAAAGAGCCCCACCCGGACCGGGAGGAGCGCGTTCGAAACATTCGTTCGATAATCGAACACGTACTCGACGATCGGGCGAACTGGCAGTCGGTTGCACCGGCTACCAAAGCGCAACTCAATCGTGTTCACTCGTCCGAATATATAACTGAATTCGAACGGTTCTGTGAGGCGGGCGGTGGTCGGCTTACTGCGGAGACAGGGGCAAACGAGGCATCTTACTCGGCAGCACGACATGCTGCGGGAGCAGCGATACAGGCAGCTGAAACGGCTATCGACTGTGACGACAGCGTTCCGTATGCACTCGTTCGGCCGAGTGGTCATCATGCTCAACCGACCCAGGCGGATGGATTCTGTTTTTTCAATAACATCGCTGTCGCCGCTGAACATCTCCTACAAACCGAGGACATCGAACGGGTCGGCATTCTCGATTGGGACGTACATCATGGAAACGGCACGCAGGAGTGCTTTTATGACCGGGATGACGTGCTCTTCGTGAGCCTTCACAACGACCACTGGTCGTGGGATCCGAATGCACATCCACAGACTGGCGATGTCGATGAATATGGGGTCGGCACGGGACAGGGATATAATCTCAATATACCGCTACCGCCCGGTACCGGCAATTCCGGCTACGAAGCGGCATTCGATCGGATCGTCGAACCGGTTTTCGAGGCGTATGATCCCGACGTGCTGTTGATCAGCGCCGGTCAGGACCCGGGTGTCGTCGATCCACTCGGTCGAAACGTAGTGACCAAGAGGGGATTTGAGTCGTTCGGTCGGCGTGCTCGGAGGATGGCAGAGAAGTATAGTGACGGTCGATTCGCGATCGTCCAAGAAGGTGGCTATCAAGTCAGCCATCTCGCCTATGCTACCTTGGGCGTTCTCGAAGGCTCGCTCGGTGTGGAGACGGGGATCGAAGATCCGTTTGCTTGGCTCGATGAGGACCTTCAGTCCGCGCGGGCGGCAGTGACTCGAATCGCGGACCGATTCACGAACGATTGGCCGGTTGTCGCCTGA
- a CDS encoding sodium:solute symporter family protein — protein sequence MALNDILPAILIFAYLGLLGVFVLVYGRLRERTMEEYAVAGRSYSWWTMLFTVLATWIVASYYTSWFAWAGSGGAIAFYVMFYTVTALVVYYAIAPRIWKWGKLHDLYNMPDFIRLRFNSPGLAVLVAVTGIIIGAPWQVLSIKTFGFLMSEATNGTIPFNIGMALITLVVLGYIVFAGMRSVVVTDFVQGIVSTVLLFVALFWIAHSLFGGFGPLLNQVAQQHPENMTVHASDGYWTSIILTGTIGGYAWLEVFNRIFLAKDVKEVKKLAVGAPILAALAVFFLLLLGMGASLIPQASNAGESAFFVMARMAGGPVLLAGVGIIVLAAGMSSIDSQLATMGVVTSWNIVKEFKPEMSMSKAVNISRVVIVVWVAIAYFLATLDLPLLAKIAIWTYEGIVHLLPPVIFGLFWKKGNKYGAIAGIVLGLIVTYSMNFVLAPSMGGPIAEIGGFTGAIIGLPVNVGVYVIAAYFGPRVDYIDELFAEIHQYDGEDIDIESRSRVLDRYDPLSFGEDD from the coding sequence ATGGCCCTAAATGATATTCTTCCCGCCATTCTCATCTTTGCCTACCTCGGTTTACTCGGTGTATTCGTGTTGGTGTATGGACGTCTACGCGAGCGAACGATGGAAGAGTATGCAGTTGCTGGCCGGTCGTACTCTTGGTGGACGATGCTGTTCACCGTCTTAGCAACCTGGATCGTAGCGAGTTATTACACCAGTTGGTTCGCCTGGGCTGGTTCCGGAGGGGCGATCGCATTCTATGTGATGTTTTACACGGTGACCGCCCTCGTCGTGTACTATGCCATTGCCCCGCGAATCTGGAAATGGGGTAAGCTTCACGATCTCTATAATATGCCGGATTTCATACGCCTACGTTTTAATTCACCTGGACTTGCGGTACTCGTCGCTGTTACAGGTATCATTATCGGTGCGCCCTGGCAGGTACTTAGCATCAAAACCTTCGGATTTCTCATGTCTGAGGCGACGAATGGAACGATTCCATTCAATATCGGAATGGCACTCATCACGCTCGTCGTTCTCGGGTATATCGTCTTCGCGGGAATGCGGAGTGTCGTCGTTACTGACTTCGTTCAGGGCATCGTTTCGACTGTTCTCCTATTCGTCGCCCTCTTTTGGATCGCACACAGCCTATTCGGTGGATTCGGCCCGCTGTTGAATCAGGTTGCCCAGCAACATCCGGAAAACATGACCGTCCATGCTAGTGACGGCTATTGGACCTCAATCATTCTCACTGGGACGATCGGTGGCTACGCGTGGCTAGAAGTCTTCAATCGGATCTTCCTTGCCAAGGACGTTAAAGAGGTGAAAAAACTCGCAGTCGGTGCGCCGATCCTTGCGGCCCTCGCCGTGTTCTTCTTACTGCTCCTTGGAATGGGTGCGAGTCTTATACCACAGGCTTCCAATGCTGGTGAGAGCGCCTTTTTCGTGATGGCTCGGATGGCGGGTGGCCCAGTTTTACTAGCGGGAGTCGGTATCATCGTCCTCGCAGCGGGGATGTCGAGTATCGACTCGCAGTTGGCGACAATGGGTGTCGTGACCTCTTGGAACATCGTCAAGGAATTCAAACCAGAGATGTCGATGAGTAAGGCGGTCAACATTTCCCGTGTCGTGATCGTTGTTTGGGTCGCGATCGCTTACTTTTTGGCGACGCTCGATCTCCCATTGCTGGCGAAAATAGCTATTTGGACGTACGAGGGTATCGTTCACCTTCTTCCACCGGTCATCTTTGGATTGTTCTGGAAGAAAGGTAATAAATACGGTGCGATAGCTGGAATCGTTCTCGGCCTCATTGTAACCTATTCGATGAACTTCGTTTTGGCACCGAGTATGGGTGGTCCTATCGCAGAAATCGGCGGTTTCACCGGCGCGATTATCGGTTTGCCGGTGAACGTCGGTGTGTACGTGATCGCTGCATATTTCGGCCCGAGAGTGGACTACATCGACGAACTGTTCGCGGAGATTCACCAATATGATGGTGAGGATATAGACATCGAGAGCCGAAGCCGTGTGCTCGACCGCTACGATCCACTTTCCTTCGGAGAGGACGATTGA
- a CDS encoding M14 family zinc carboxypeptidase, whose protein sequence is MERRNFLKSLGIAATAGSISQTVARAHERQTARYRDPNAYLTNEQLARRLRLLDRESDLVALRRIGRSAGLNTPLWEVHMGSGDTNVHLITQIHGDEPAGTEAILRVLRQLSVSSSETAERIQNNISLTVVPRVNPDGAMFSRDQDDDGDQERVTRRTNTQPWCRDDSRHEPYYHYRPSDSPTGYDMNRDFNIRPDFDANSDARASWWEQTDGEWQLNLPYKGRTLAASGLRLSPEVRAVTESFLRANPDFAITHHHQGIPTVPDTEPPEPSVMSVMAPFGTSFKKQAPYHDPSKPVSEYVNPFLDESTSVRSLRLNRLVATRLADTTGPWDVFDTVTRYGYATLWGSYLDALCPQTNAAGMLYEISGQSSSVGSRAYGLKVEASRVGFLESFAAIASDPTLSSVDATEYFDIPLKGKSIDGARGGRAKLRHQPESRSQSKPNAPSRSPQARGVWLD, encoded by the coding sequence ATGGAAAGAAGGAATTTTCTCAAGTCACTCGGAATAGCTGCAACCGCTGGATCGATTTCACAAACGGTGGCACGCGCACACGAACGACAGACAGCGAGGTACCGTGACCCGAACGCGTATCTCACGAACGAACAGTTGGCTCGCCGATTACGGCTCCTCGACAGGGAAAGCGACCTCGTGGCCCTGCGACGGATAGGACGGTCCGCCGGCCTGAACACTCCGCTCTGGGAGGTACACATGGGCTCCGGCGATACGAACGTTCACCTCATTACACAGATCCATGGCGATGAGCCGGCAGGAACCGAAGCGATTTTGCGGGTACTTCGTCAATTGAGCGTTTCGTCCTCCGAAACGGCGGAGCGAATACAGAACAATATCTCCCTGACTGTCGTCCCACGAGTGAACCCAGATGGAGCGATGTTCAGTCGAGACCAAGACGACGATGGGGATCAAGAACGGGTGACGAGACGGACGAATACACAACCGTGGTGTCGGGATGATTCACGCCACGAGCCGTACTATCACTACAGGCCGTCGGATTCGCCGACCGGGTACGACATGAATCGTGATTTCAACATCCGTCCTGATTTCGACGCGAATTCGGACGCCCGCGCCTCGTGGTGGGAGCAAACCGATGGAGAGTGGCAGCTAAATCTTCCCTACAAGGGGCGGACGCTCGCCGCCAGTGGGCTTAGGTTGTCACCTGAGGTGCGGGCCGTGACTGAGTCGTTCCTGCGGGCGAATCCGGATTTCGCCATCACACATCATCATCAAGGAATTCCGACAGTTCCGGACACAGAGCCACCCGAACCGTCAGTGATGAGCGTCATGGCACCATTTGGCACGTCGTTCAAGAAACAGGCCCCGTATCACGACCCATCGAAGCCGGTTTCGGAGTACGTCAATCCGTTCTTGGACGAATCGACGAGTGTTCGCTCGCTTCGCTTGAATCGACTCGTCGCAACACGTCTCGCGGATACGACCGGTCCATGGGACGTTTTCGACACCGTCACTCGATACGGATACGCCACGCTTTGGGGGTCGTATTTGGATGCACTTTGTCCGCAAACGAACGCTGCAGGAATGCTATACGAAATCTCCGGTCAATCCAGTTCAGTCGGCTCTCGCGCCTACGGGTTGAAAGTCGAAGCATCGCGGGTCGGATTCCTCGAGTCGTTCGCCGCTATCGCGTCCGACCCAACCCTCAGTTCGGTCGATGCGACCGAATATTTCGATATCCCACTCAAAGGGAAGTCGATCGACGGCGCAAGGGGTGGCCGAGCGAAACTTCGTCATCAGCCCGAATCGAGGTCCCAAAGCAAACCAAACGCACCCTCTAGATCTCCACAAGCTCGTGGCGTGTGGCTCGACTGA